A window from Candidatus Bathyarchaeota archaeon encodes these proteins:
- a CDS encoding Mth938-like domain-containing protein yields MIESYNFGKIVVNGKVYTSDLIIFNDSVMENWWRKEGHKLHIEDLREVVERKPEVLVVGTGYFGFMKVPKDVKEFLTQKGIELISQKTGEACKTFNKLLSSKRKVAAALHLTC; encoded by the coding sequence ATGATAGAATCTTATAATTTTGGAAAAATAGTTGTAAACGGCAAAGTTTACACCTCTGACCTCATAATCTTTAACGATTCAGTTATGGAAAACTGGTGGAGAAAAGAGGGGCATAAATTACACATTGAAGACTTAAGGGAAGTTGTTGAGAGGAAGCCGGAAGTCCTCGTTGTCGGAACAGGATATTTCGGCTTTATGAAGGTTCCAAAAGATGTTAAGGAGTTTCTCACTCAAAAGGGAATAGAGCTTATTTCTCAGAAAACGGGAGAAGCTTGCAAAACTTTCAATAAACTTTTGAGTTCTAAAAGAAAAGTTGCCGCTGCCCTGCATCTAACGTGTTGA
- a CDS encoding EamA family transporter has product MRELHGYLLVATAAILWGSMGILAKIAYVYGINPPTLIAFRLLISSLTTLLLAFILKRDAFKIQKAHIPQFVLFGVFAVALQRLTYFYAVDLTTVTIAVILFYTYPIFVTIYGHKSKGEKISGLTVIAISLTFLGVAFVVKAYETSWINANLPGIIAGLASSLLFVQYFIQAKELRKNYTNWTLMIYGDTIGALILTPITFASLNEAINYPLELWLIILAIAWIPSLLAYLIYSYAIKHVEYSKGSILGVLEPLSAAILSTIILKESLTALQIVGIVMTLTGVTLPFLQTKTNEQTQS; this is encoded by the coding sequence ATGCGAGAGCTACACGGCTATCTGCTTGTCGCAACCGCCGCTATCCTATGGGGAAGCATGGGAATCCTTGCAAAAATCGCCTACGTATATGGAATAAATCCGCCAACTCTAATCGCTTTTAGGCTTCTTATATCCTCGCTGACAACATTGCTTTTGGCTTTCATACTGAAAAGGGATGCATTTAAAATTCAAAAAGCTCATATTCCCCAGTTTGTTCTTTTCGGAGTTTTTGCTGTGGCTCTCCAAAGATTAACTTACTTCTACGCCGTAGACCTAACAACAGTAACCATAGCAGTCATACTCTTCTATACATATCCAATATTCGTGACAATTTACGGCCACAAATCCAAAGGCGAAAAAATTTCAGGCCTAACAGTAATCGCTATATCCCTAACCTTCCTAGGCGTAGCCTTCGTCGTAAAAGCCTACGAAACCTCATGGATAAACGCCAACCTGCCTGGAATAATAGCCGGCCTAGCATCAAGCCTACTATTCGTACAATACTTCATACAAGCAAAAGAATTAAGAAAAAACTACACAAACTGGACCCTAATGATTTACGGTGACACAATAGGCGCACTAATCTTAACCCCAATAACATTCGCTTCACTAAATGAAGCAATCAACTATCCACTGGAGCTCTGGCTAATAATCCTCGCAATAGCATGGATCCCATCCCTACTCGCCTACCTCATATACTCATACGCAATAAAGCACGTAGAATACTCAAAAGGAAGCATACTGGGAGTCTTAGAACCACTATCTGCAGCAATATTATCAACAATAATATTAAAGGAAAGCCTAACTGCACTGCAAATAGTCGGCATAGTAATGACCCTAACAGGCGTAACCCTACCCTTCCTACAAACCAAAACAAACGAGCAAACTCAAAGTTAA
- a CDS encoding Lrp/AsnC family transcriptional regulator, which produces MQHQLDKKDIQILRLIQRNCKLTTRDIAKQINTPITTVFTRIKKMERSGIIREYRAILDPKKLGKSTTAFILASFTYRTPNRETLSQRQLAKEIAKFAEVQEVHIITGDWDLLIKVKAENVEAIGKFVIDKLRLVKGIEKTLTCVVFETEKETTEIPL; this is translated from the coding sequence ATGCAACACCAACTTGACAAAAAAGATATACAAATATTGAGACTTATCCAGAGAAACTGCAAATTAACAACGAGAGATATAGCCAAACAAATCAATACGCCAATAACAACAGTGTTCACAAGAATAAAGAAAATGGAGCGAAGTGGAATAATCAGAGAATATAGAGCCATACTTGACCCTAAAAAGCTGGGTAAAAGCACAACAGCGTTCATACTGGCCTCTTTTACGTATAGAACACCAAACAGAGAAACACTTTCACAAAGACAACTCGCAAAAGAAATAGCGAAATTTGCTGAAGTACAAGAGGTACATATCATAACTGGCGACTGGGACCTACTGATCAAAGTAAAAGCAGAAAACGTAGAAGCCATAGGAAAATTCGTAATAGATAAACTACGCCTAGTAAAAGGAATTGAAAAAACCCTCACATGCGTAGTCTTTGAAACAGAAAAAGAAACAACAGAAATCCCACTGTAA
- a CDS encoding serine protease produces the protein MEKNDKKLIIALILSSCIIAGFFTFLYIDINQKLESLSSTSGVFTPSTISPGEIYDKTTESVVLIASKKNLSESMTTQSKCSGFIYDDEGHIITVNSSIADADEIRVIFANGTEVKAKVIGFDEYSNLAVLKINENLSITQQPLRFETSSSLHLTERIYIVGKLFGDENSMIPGEVNRLRCALWFKDEFPIVDVIQFSATICPETLGAPLLNSKGNVVGVVIKMAEKGNISSVGYALSSEMIKKIVPSIIKMGNYTHPWLEGVRGVDLTQQIAEKMNVNLTRGFLVTHIDAKVNGSLHAGNRTVTVDGKNITVGGDIIIKINEREVRGFYDIVDYLEKYKYENIGKDATLIIFRNGKIMGIKWKIGKVEAKILDN, from the coding sequence TTGGAAAAAAATGATAAAAAGCTAATAATCGCGTTAATTCTATCATCATGCATTATAGCCGGATTCTTCACATTCCTCTACATCGACATAAACCAGAAACTAGAATCCCTTTCAAGTACAAGCGGAGTTTTCACGCCGTCAACTATCTCACCTGGAGAGATCTATGATAAAACAACAGAGTCGGTAGTTCTGATAGCAAGCAAGAAGAACCTTTCAGAGAGTATGACTACTCAGTCTAAGTGTTCCGGCTTTATATATGATGACGAAGGCCACATTATAACAGTTAACAGTTCTATTGCAGACGCTGATGAAATAAGAGTGATATTTGCCAATGGAACAGAAGTGAAAGCCAAAGTAATTGGATTCGACGAATACAGCAATTTGGCAGTGCTAAAAATTAATGAAAACCTAAGCATAACACAACAGCCGCTTAGATTTGAAACCTCCAGCAGTCTTCATCTTACAGAGAGAATTTACATTGTTGGAAAACTCTTTGGAGATGAAAATTCAATGATTCCAGGAGAAGTAAATAGGCTTAGATGCGCCTTATGGTTTAAGGACGAATTTCCAATAGTCGACGTTATACAGTTCAGTGCAACAATATGCCCAGAAACTCTAGGGGCACCATTGCTGAATTCAAAGGGAAACGTAGTTGGGGTTGTGATAAAAATGGCGGAAAAAGGCAATATATCAAGTGTAGGCTATGCGCTCTCATCAGAGATGATAAAGAAGATAGTGCCATCAATAATAAAAATGGGAAATTACACGCATCCTTGGCTTGAAGGAGTAAGGGGAGTCGACCTGACTCAACAAATTGCCGAAAAAATGAACGTAAACCTCACACGTGGATTCTTAGTTACCCACATAGATGCAAAGGTAAATGGAAGCCTACACGCTGGAAACCGAACAGTAACAGTAGATGGGAAAAACATTACAGTTGGCGGAGATATAATAATTAAAATCAATGAAAGGGAAGTTAGAGGCTTCTACGATATTGTTGACTACCTAGAGAAGTATAAATACGAAAACATTGGAAAAGATGCTACATTGATAATTTTCCGTAACGGAAAAATTATGGGTATTAAATGGAAAATTGGAAAAGTTGAAGCTAAAATTTTGGATAATTGA
- a CDS encoding adenylosuccinate synthetase, with product MPCTVVVGGFWGDEGKGKIISYLALKDKIDICVRTGSVNAAHTVIHKGKVLKLHLIPSGFVNENCRLLLGAGVNIHIPQLLKEIKETNTGNRLGIDPQCSIIEEKHTIQDRTSSHLKGVIGTTGWGVGPAIEERVRRTAKLAKDIPELKRYLTDVALEVNEAIEKGKKVLIEGVQGLYLSLFHGTYPYVTGRDTSASAVCSEAGVGPTKVDNVLIVFKAYVTRVGGGPLPNELPKEEVIRRGWHEISGTGRERRAAPFNYELAKRAVMINGATEAAVTKLDVVFPECKNARSYEELSPRAKEFIQKIENEIGIPVTLIGVGPGASEIIDRRAK from the coding sequence TTGCCGTGCACAGTGGTTGTTGGAGGATTCTGGGGAGACGAAGGAAAAGGAAAAATAATATCGTATTTAGCCTTAAAAGACAAAATCGACATCTGCGTTAGAACAGGCTCAGTTAACGCAGCCCACACGGTAATCCACAAAGGAAAAGTACTAAAACTTCACTTAATCCCATCGGGATTCGTTAATGAAAACTGCAGACTACTACTAGGCGCAGGCGTAAACATTCACATTCCACAACTGCTGAAGGAAATAAAAGAAACAAACACTGGAAATAGACTTGGAATAGACCCACAATGCTCAATAATCGAGGAAAAGCATACCATTCAAGATAGAACAAGCTCACACTTAAAAGGTGTAATAGGCACAACAGGTTGGGGTGTCGGTCCAGCCATAGAAGAAAGAGTAAGGAGAACAGCCAAACTTGCAAAAGATATCCCCGAATTAAAGCGGTATTTAACGGATGTCGCCTTAGAAGTGAATGAAGCAATCGAAAAAGGAAAAAAGGTTCTAATTGAAGGAGTTCAAGGCCTATATCTTTCGCTTTTCCATGGAACCTACCCATATGTTACCGGAAGGGACACAAGCGCTTCGGCTGTATGCTCAGAAGCCGGAGTAGGGCCAACAAAAGTTGACAATGTGCTAATAGTTTTCAAGGCTTACGTAACAAGAGTTGGAGGCGGCCCCCTGCCAAACGAACTTCCAAAAGAAGAAGTTATCCGTCGTGGTTGGCACGAAATTTCCGGAACAGGACGTGAAAGAAGAGCTGCACCGTTCAACTATGAACTCGCGAAAAGAGCTGTAATGATTAACGGGGCAACTGAAGCTGCAGTAACAAAGCTGGACGTAGTTTTCCCCGAATGTAAAAATGCGAGAAGCTATGAGGAACTTTCTCCCAGAGCAAAGGAGTTCATACAAAAAATTGAAAACGAAATCGGAATCCCAGTAACATTAATTGGGGTAGGCCCGGGCGCATCGGAAATAATCGATCGAAGGGCTAAATAA
- a CDS encoding DUF401 family protein produces the protein MINPLIAFAIALGAFGLLLYKRVGLGVSLTVAAFLLGFLTIGFYETFQTLFGTLQDYNALTLIFATFAIMLLSQLYKETGLINVLSESLSGLIRNSKLILGILPAIIGLMPVAGGALMSAPMVEAEAKKLKLDKVKKTYVNLWFRHTIFPVYPVSQLLILTAALTGTTLFSIIYRQIPVVAGMITIGYFIGLWKAQPSEVQTKNRNDGAKSGDNNLKSFLFSFSPILVTIFLVAALGVNVAVSAFVGVFVLAVISRLKFSSLTKILKGWSLYEITLAAFGAFFLRNITISSGVSDVIGKMLIQGNLNETLVLLFPPAVLAFLVGSPSGGIAISVPIIAEIVNFTSKSASLLYMSAYLGYLGSPTHLCLVLTAEYFKCPLSKVYKYMIPSLILSAILTILVYLLI, from the coding sequence TTGATTAATCCATTAATTGCCTTTGCCATAGCTCTTGGAGCATTCGGTCTTTTGCTCTACAAACGTGTAGGATTAGGAGTTTCCTTAACTGTTGCGGCTTTTCTTCTAGGCTTTCTTACAATAGGTTTCTACGAAACTTTCCAAACACTCTTTGGAACACTTCAAGATTACAACGCGTTAACTCTGATATTTGCAACTTTTGCCATAATGCTGCTGAGCCAGCTTTACAAAGAAACGGGCTTAATAAACGTTTTAAGCGAAAGTCTAAGCGGTTTAATTCGAAATTCAAAACTCATACTAGGAATTCTTCCGGCTATTATTGGCTTGATGCCAGTTGCAGGAGGAGCGTTAATGTCGGCTCCCATGGTTGAGGCAGAAGCTAAAAAACTAAAACTTGACAAAGTGAAGAAAACCTACGTTAATTTATGGTTTAGGCACACCATTTTCCCAGTATATCCAGTAAGCCAGCTACTAATCCTAACGGCCGCGTTAACCGGAACCACCCTCTTTTCGATAATTTATAGGCAAATACCAGTAGTTGCGGGAATGATAACAATAGGATATTTCATCGGACTTTGGAAAGCCCAGCCTTCAGAAGTTCAAACAAAAAATAGGAATGACGGAGCGAAAAGCGGGGATAACAATCTAAAAAGTTTTCTTTTTTCTTTTTCACCCATCCTTGTAACAATTTTTCTTGTAGCGGCATTGGGAGTAAACGTTGCCGTTTCAGCTTTTGTTGGAGTTTTTGTATTAGCTGTTATTTCTAGACTAAAGTTTAGTAGTTTAACTAAAATTCTTAAGGGCTGGTCTCTTTACGAGATTACTCTAGCCGCTTTCGGCGCCTTTTTTCTCAGAAATATAACTATAAGTTCAGGGGTCTCCGACGTAATAGGAAAAATGCTGATTCAAGGAAACCTTAATGAAACCTTGGTTTTGCTCTTTCCACCAGCTGTTTTAGCCTTTCTGGTAGGGTCTCCCTCTGGAGGAATAGCCATAAGCGTTCCAATAATTGCTGAAATAGTCAATTTTACATCTAAATCGGCAAGTTTGCTTTACATGTCCGCCTATCTTGGATACTTAGGTTCTCCAACCCACCTATGCCTAGTGCTGACAGCTGAATACTTTAAATGCCCACTGAGCAAGGTCTATAAGTATATGATTCCATCATTAATCCTCTCAGCAATCTTAACGATTCTAGTCTACTTGCTTATCTAA
- the nucS gene encoding endonuclease NucS, which yields MAKIEALNNPALKEVYEKIRTGIEKRKTLLIIGECYVDYKGRASSKLELGERITIIKEDGALLVHRPKGYEPVNWMPGGDVTFHVELKESNDANKLLEVKAIRRKPQESVTIYFKEVGLVALLELQDSGKFSLYASEHDMQKAILLEPSLLEEGFKPISFEKKVEPGFVDVYGVDSKGRLVVVEIKRKTAGKEAALQLAKYVDSIKSLVNREVRGVLVAPNLAKGVQRLLNTLGLDFKALNPKKCAEVLSKPKTKKLEDFL from the coding sequence TTGGCTAAAATTGAAGCTTTAAACAATCCGGCGCTTAAAGAAGTATACGAAAAAATAAGAACGGGAATCGAGAAACGGAAGACTCTGCTAATCATTGGGGAATGCTATGTCGACTATAAAGGCAGAGCAAGTTCAAAACTCGAATTAGGGGAAAGAATAACAATAATCAAAGAGGATGGAGCCCTACTAGTTCACCGCCCGAAAGGCTACGAACCAGTAAATTGGATGCCTGGAGGAGATGTAACATTCCATGTGGAACTAAAGGAATCGAATGATGCAAACAAGCTTTTGGAAGTGAAAGCTATAAGGCGAAAACCACAGGAGTCTGTAACAATATACTTTAAAGAAGTAGGATTAGTCGCATTATTGGAACTTCAAGACAGCGGAAAATTCAGTCTTTACGCAAGTGAACATGATATGCAAAAGGCAATTTTACTTGAACCATCGCTTTTAGAGGAAGGCTTCAAGCCAATAAGCTTCGAGAAAAAAGTTGAACCAGGCTTCGTTGACGTTTACGGAGTAGACTCTAAAGGAAGACTAGTCGTAGTGGAGATAAAACGTAAAACAGCTGGAAAGGAAGCGGCGCTTCAACTTGCAAAGTACGTTGATTCAATAAAGAGTTTAGTTAATAGGGAAGTTAGAGGAGTTCTTGTAGCACCAAACCTAGCAAAAGGGGTTCAAAGACTCCTTAACACGCTTGGATTAGACTTCAAGGCGTTAAACCCTAAAAAATGTGCTGAAGTGCTATCTAAACCCAAAACAAAAAAGCTTGAAGATTTTCTGTAA
- a CDS encoding aminopeptidase P family protein codes for MPKIFISQKEFERRIEAVKQELVKRKIAALYLTSPASVFYLTGYSYIATERPMALIVPVKGKITLFAPLLERDHIPLRTKIIEEVKTYPEYPGKKHPIDYFAEFLKEMKLHNRKIGTDNMAGAAGIWGYEGPPITEKLPKAKFILAKDIIGKMRMIKSEEEIQLIKESAKWANLAHTLLQEYTAPGMWDVEVSITASYEASLMMRKALGPDYMPVRWGRFPASAGFRGQVGPMSAIPHAIATNRNIQEGDVVVTGAGADVGGYSCELERTMIVGKPNNKQKKFFEIMRKAQEAAFKAFKPGAKCSDVDKAAKKVFLKAGCEKYVLHHTGHSLGLEGHEPPWLDIGDQTVLKPGMVFSCEPGIYIPGFAGFRHSDTVLITEDGAEIITYYPRDIESLTIT; via the coding sequence ATGCCTAAAATATTCATAAGTCAAAAAGAATTCGAAAGAAGAATCGAAGCTGTCAAGCAGGAACTCGTCAAAAGAAAAATTGCCGCTTTATACTTAACAAGCCCGGCAAGCGTTTTTTACTTAACTGGATACTCCTATATTGCAACTGAAAGACCGATGGCCCTAATAGTTCCAGTCAAAGGAAAAATAACGCTTTTCGCCCCTCTGCTTGAAAGAGACCACATTCCATTAAGAACAAAAATAATCGAAGAAGTCAAAACCTACCCGGAATATCCAGGGAAGAAGCATCCAATAGATTATTTCGCTGAATTCTTGAAAGAAATGAAGCTTCACAACAGAAAAATTGGAACAGACAACATGGCTGGAGCAGCTGGAATATGGGGCTATGAAGGCCCACCGATAACTGAGAAGCTTCCTAAAGCGAAGTTTATTCTGGCTAAGGATATTATCGGAAAGATGAGGATGATAAAATCCGAAGAGGAAATCCAGCTAATAAAGGAAAGTGCGAAATGGGCGAATTTGGCGCATACATTACTTCAGGAATATACTGCTCCGGGAATGTGGGACGTTGAAGTATCAATAACAGCCAGTTACGAGGCGTCCTTAATGATGAGGAAAGCGTTGGGTCCGGACTACATGCCGGTTCGTTGGGGGCGCTTTCCAGCCTCAGCCGGATTCAGAGGGCAAGTAGGCCCCATGTCAGCGATTCCGCATGCAATAGCTACTAATAGGAATATACAAGAGGGAGATGTGGTAGTGACGGGTGCCGGAGCGGATGTGGGTGGATACAGCTGTGAGCTTGAAAGAACAATGATAGTTGGAAAGCCGAACAATAAACAGAAGAAGTTCTTTGAAATTATGCGTAAGGCTCAGGAAGCAGCTTTTAAAGCTTTTAAGCCTGGAGCAAAATGTTCAGATGTAGATAAAGCTGCAAAAAAGGTGTTCTTGAAGGCTGGATGCGAAAAGTACGTATTACATCATACTGGGCACAGCTTGGGGTTGGAAGGTCATGAACCTCCATGGCTCGACATAGGTGACCAAACTGTTCTAAAACCTGGGATGGTTTTCAGCTGCGAGCCGGGCATATACATTCCGGGGTTCGCCGGATTCCGCCATTCTGATACAGTGTTGATAACTGAGGATGGGGCAGAGATCATTACGTATTATCCGAGGGACATAGAATCGTTAACCATAACTTAA
- a CDS encoding cation:proton antiporter: protein MEELVSLALVMSSIIIVVGFICNYIFEKTGFPDMLLLILLGMVLNPIIRVFMPEFGPDILMGLAPYLAALALIFILFDGGIKMNIYQIFSESPRAILLAALGFVLSTLTITLLMIYVVHIPPLYAVLFGSINGGSSSIAVVSLAHKIKVSEKTSTILSLESAMTDVLCIVVSLAVLGMIVGGNHTDYVDVGRMIASQFSVGAVIGVILGVFWLGVLRKAVKLPYAYMLTVGFLLFSYAFSEYLGGNGALTCLLFGIVLGNEREINRILKRERPSLITVDAGLKRFEAEIAFLIRSFFFVFLGLIATISNPMFVFFGVIISLLLLLVRYIAVSVATVKSEIKLEKTIIWVVFARGLAAAVLSTLPKQYPDYFDNRLAGISDWYINISLVVILTTAIICTLGIFLLSRGKSEKIEI from the coding sequence TTGGAGGAGCTAGTTTCCTTAGCCCTTGTGATGAGCAGTATAATAATAGTTGTTGGCTTCATCTGCAACTACATATTTGAGAAAACCGGCTTCCCAGACATGCTGTTACTGATACTGCTTGGAATGGTTTTAAACCCAATAATACGAGTTTTCATGCCTGAATTTGGCCCCGACATATTGATGGGCCTAGCGCCCTACCTCGCTGCACTTGCACTTATATTCATACTCTTCGACGGCGGAATAAAAATGAACATTTACCAAATTTTTTCAGAAAGCCCGAGAGCAATACTTTTAGCCGCCTTAGGCTTCGTTTTAAGCACACTTACAATAACCCTGTTAATGATTTATGTAGTTCATATTCCACCGCTTTACGCAGTGCTTTTTGGAAGCATAAATGGAGGAAGCAGTTCGATAGCCGTTGTTTCTTTGGCGCATAAAATTAAGGTTAGCGAGAAAACATCGACGATTTTGAGTTTAGAATCAGCCATGACTGATGTCTTATGCATAGTTGTTTCACTGGCTGTTTTAGGAATGATTGTTGGGGGGAACCATACAGATTATGTTGATGTTGGAAGGATGATTGCAAGTCAGTTTTCAGTTGGAGCTGTAATCGGTGTTATTTTAGGAGTTTTCTGGCTCGGTGTACTAAGAAAAGCAGTTAAGCTTCCTTACGCTTACATGCTCACGGTGGGATTTTTACTCTTCTCTTACGCTTTCTCCGAATATCTAGGAGGAAACGGAGCCCTCACATGCCTCCTCTTCGGTATAGTCCTAGGCAACGAAAGGGAAATTAATCGCATACTTAAACGTGAAAGACCAAGCCTCATCACAGTTGACGCCGGATTGAAACGTTTTGAGGCTGAAATAGCCTTTCTAATACGTTCATTCTTCTTCGTATTTTTAGGCTTGATAGCAACCATATCGAATCCGATGTTCGTGTTTTTCGGAGTAATAATTTCCCTACTCTTGCTACTTGTGAGGTACATTGCCGTTTCGGTTGCAACTGTGAAAAGCGAGATTAAACTTGAGAAAACAATAATATGGGTTGTATTTGCCAGAGGCTTAGCTGCAGCTGTTCTTTCAACTCTTCCAAAGCAGTACCCGGACTACTTTGACAACAGGCTAGCCGGAATTTCAGACTGGTACATAAACATATCATTAGTAGTAATTTTGACAACAGCGATAATATGCACCCTTGGAATATTCTTACTTTCAAGAGGAAAAAGTGAGAAAATAGAAATTTAA
- a CDS encoding helix-turn-helix transcriptional regulator: MRLLSVKPMTETELSKKLGLTKAAVGYHLHLLTESNLVHIEKIEAEKHGILQKYYHPAAAIFIVNPSKISKEVRAYFIQSQIQFLRGILSAFKINHNVWKISSKNMEKLAIAFLKQLKEVGEKYSNQTVVREDAETIRVKIYAEALANLTKQKEWKKIGRKSKNNF; encoded by the coding sequence TTGAGGCTTTTAAGTGTCAAACCAATGACTGAAACCGAACTTTCCAAAAAACTTGGCTTAACCAAGGCGGCGGTAGGCTATCACTTACACCTTCTAACAGAGTCAAATTTGGTTCATATTGAAAAAATCGAAGCTGAAAAGCATGGAATACTCCAAAAATATTATCATCCAGCCGCAGCAATTTTCATAGTTAATCCCAGTAAAATCTCAAAGGAAGTTAGGGCATACTTTATTCAAAGTCAAATTCAATTCTTAAGGGGAATACTCTCAGCCTTCAAAATTAATCATAATGTATGGAAGATTTCCTCAAAAAATATGGAAAAATTGGCAATTGCATTTTTAAAGCAGCTAAAAGAAGTTGGAGAAAAATATTCAAATCAGACGGTTGTCAGAGAAGACGCTGAAACAATCCGCGTTAAGATATACGCTGAAGCCTTGGCTAACTTAACGAAACAAAAGGAATGGAAGAAGATAGGCAGAAAATCAAAGAATAATTTTTAA